In the Quercus lobata isolate SW786 chromosome 5, ValleyOak3.0 Primary Assembly, whole genome shotgun sequence genome, one interval contains:
- the LOC115991338 gene encoding uncharacterized protein LOC115991338 — MKYGVPMKFPATNNEAEYEGILTGLRLGKALGAKNLLIESDSKLVIGQISGEYEAKEERMQKYLKLTRQLTQEFDTVEFVQIPRSQNIGVDEVSKLSSSEEGKMSTDMAIEIQKHPSIEEVAVFFIQRTDTWMTPIISFLQDGHLPQNTDEARKVKKRAARFTILNDVLYKRGFSMPYLKCVDEDEAKYILEEVHGGICDNHAGSRSLVNKVIRTRYFWPTMQGDAADIVRRCDRCQRYGNVQRLPAEKMTTIASPWPFAQWGIDIVGPLPRGKDQFDSQGFRDFCSDLGIKNQFSSPEVTNRTLLKIIKTKLDEAKGAWLEELPSVLWAYRTTARTPTGETPFRLTYGIEAVIPVEVGITSIRRGTFRDGLNDEELRFNLDCLDEVRDNASGRMTKYQKKMAEYYNKRVKLKRLDIGDLVFRKVTIATKDPTQGKLGPTWEGPYCVIHYSRQGSYHLETMDGQKLPRPWNIEHLKKYHE; from the exons ATGAAATATGGGGTTCCAATGAAGTTCCCAGCCACcaataacgaagccgagtatgaaggAATATTGACGGGCTTGAGGCTTGGGAAAGCTCTTGGTGCCAAAAACTTGCTGATCGAGAGTGATTCAAAGCTGGTAATCGGACAGATCAGTGGAGAGTACGaggcaaaggaagaaaggatgcagaaatacctcaaACTGACAAGGCAACTAACTCAAGAGTTTGACACAGTGGAGTTCGTCCAGATACCAAGAAGCCAGAATATTGGGGTCGACGAAGTATCAAAACTATCGTCATCAGAAGAAGGGAAGATGAGCACAGACATGGCAATAGAGATCCAGAAACACCCGAGTATTGAAGAGGTGGCGGTGTTCTTCATCCAGAGGACAGACACTTGGATGACGCCCATAATATCCTTCCTTCAGGACGGGCACCTACCTCAGAATACTGACGAAGCCAGAAAGGTCAAGAAGAGAGCAGCTAGGTTCACGATCCTGAATGACgtcttgtacaagagaggcttctctatgcctTATCTAAAGTGCGTCGACGAGGATGAGGCCAAATACATCCTGGAAGAAGTACATGGAGGAATCTGTGACAACCATGCCGGCTCCAGATCCCTAGTCAACAAGGTGATAAGAACGAGgtatttttggccaaccatgcagggGGATGCTGCTGATATCGTCAGAAGGTGCGACAGATGCCAGCGGTACGGGAATGTGCAACGGCTTCCAGCGGAGAAAATGACGACCATAGCctccccatggccgttcgcacaatggggaatcgATATCGTCGGTCCTCTACCCCGAGGTAAAGAtcag ttcgacagccAAGGCTTCAGAGACTTCTGCTCGGACCTcgggatcaagaatcagttctcatcCCCGGAAGTAACGAACAGGACGCTGCTCAAGATAATCAAAACCAAGCTGGACGAAGCAAAAGGTGCCTGGCTAGAAGAACTACCTAGTGTCCTGTGGGCATACAGGACTACAGCCAGAACCCCAACAGGAGAGACAcccttcaggcttacctatggcaTAGAGGCAGTAATCCCAGTAGAAGTTGGAATAACAAGCATCAGACGAGGAACTTTCAGAGATGGACTCAATGACGAGGAACTGCGGTTCAACCTGGATTGCCTGGATGAAGTAAGAGACAATGCGTCCGGTAGAATGACaaagtatcaaaaaaagatGGCCGAGTACTACAACAAGAGGGTCAAACTCAAGCGTCTGGACATAGGGGACCTCGTCTTTCGCAAAGTCACTATagcaactaaagaccctacTCAAGGGAAGCTAGGCCCTACATGGGAAGGGCCTTACTGCGTCATTCACTACTCTAGACAAGGAAGTTACCATCTGGAAACTATGGACGGACAAAAGCTCCCTCGTCCTtggaacattgagcatttaAAGAAATACCATGAGTAA